The proteins below are encoded in one region of Effusibacillus dendaii:
- a CDS encoding DegV family protein, with amino-acid sequence MSNIAIVTDSTAYLSSEYIEKHQIKVVPLYVNFGDESRREGEDLSTREFWNLLPTLKSLPKTSQPSVGEFVQAFEELLKTHDSVIGVFLSAALSGTYNSAKTAAGMVEGDITVIDSRLTSYVLESMVKEAVEMRDAGKSKDEIVARLDHIVWNSKAYFVLDSLEHVHKGGRISGAAALLGSLLQVKPVLFINSEAKLDVFDKVRTRRKALDRIVDLFREDWQKAAGAPVHLAVVYADNLADAKQFQERVISEFPDINPELSELGSVIGTHAGPGVLALVYYFG; translated from the coding sequence ATGTCGAATATCGCAATTGTGACGGATAGCACGGCCTATCTTTCGAGTGAATATATTGAAAAACACCAAATTAAGGTAGTTCCCTTATACGTGAACTTCGGGGATGAATCGAGGCGGGAAGGCGAGGATTTGTCGACACGCGAGTTCTGGAATCTGCTGCCTACCTTAAAATCGCTGCCCAAAACTTCACAGCCGTCTGTAGGCGAATTTGTGCAGGCGTTTGAAGAACTGTTGAAAACGCATGATTCGGTGATCGGAGTATTCCTTTCGGCTGCGTTATCCGGTACGTATAATTCGGCAAAAACGGCCGCTGGAATGGTGGAAGGCGATATTACGGTCATTGATTCCCGACTGACCAGTTATGTATTGGAATCGATGGTGAAAGAGGCAGTTGAAATGAGGGACGCAGGCAAAAGCAAGGACGAGATTGTGGCTCGATTGGATCATATCGTGTGGAACAGCAAAGCCTATTTTGTGCTCGATTCACTGGAGCATGTGCATAAGGGCGGCCGTATTTCGGGGGCTGCCGCGTTGCTGGGATCGCTTCTGCAGGTGAAACCGGTTTTGTTTATCAATTCAGAAGCCAAGCTGGATGTATTTGATAAAGTACGGACCCGGCGCAAGGCATTGGACCGGATTGTCGATCTGTTCCGGGAAGACTGGCAAAAGGCGGCGGGCGCCCCTGTCCATCTGGCGGTCGTCTACGCGGACAACCTTGCCGATGCAAAGCAGTTTCAGGAGCGTGTCATAAGTGAATTTCCTGATATCAATCCGGAACTTAGCGAACTGGGTTCGGTTATTGGAACCCATGCGGGTCCCGGCGTCCTAGCGCTGGTTTATTACTTCGGATAG
- a CDS encoding TIGR03826 family flagellar region protein, with the protein MALTNCKQCGRLFNRTMKDICPECVKQDDEDFMKVGQYLRANRGASPQEVHEETEVALEKIFRFIREGRLIAEKYPAMTFPCERCGLPIQSGRFCRSCSDELKQQFDRVMHQDSEQSGSASSRSREEFYLKKRFERK; encoded by the coding sequence ATGGCTCTGACTAACTGTAAGCAGTGCGGTCGTCTTTTTAATCGGACGATGAAAGATATATGCCCGGAATGTGTCAAACAAGACGATGAGGATTTCATGAAAGTCGGTCAATATTTACGGGCCAACCGGGGAGCGTCTCCGCAAGAGGTACACGAAGAAACGGAAGTCGCGTTGGAGAAGATCTTTCGTTTTATTCGCGAGGGACGATTGATCGCGGAAAAGTACCCGGCCATGACCTTTCCCTGCGAACGTTGCGGACTGCCTATCCAATCCGGCCGTTTTTGCCGCTCTTGTTCGGATGAGTTAAAACAGCAGTTTGATCGGGTGATGCATCAAGATTCCGAGCAATCGGGAAGCGCTTCATCAAGAAGTCGGGAAGAGTTCTACCTGAAGAAGAGATTTGAGAGAAAATAG
- the flgM gene encoding flagellar biosynthesis anti-sigma factor FlgM, which produces MKVNENGGVNSVQPYKKATAYSKTEKYVAGDGRTDELSISSEAMELSRDRTNAVERERVEQIKQAVQSGTYTIDVHKIADKMARYLLGE; this is translated from the coding sequence ATGAAGGTGAATGAGAACGGCGGAGTGAACTCTGTCCAACCCTACAAGAAAGCAACCGCCTATTCAAAAACAGAAAAATATGTTGCGGGTGATGGACGAACGGATGAACTTTCGATTTCTTCCGAGGCGATGGAACTGTCACGTGACAGAACAAATGCCGTGGAGCGGGAGAGGGTCGAACAGATCAAACAGGCAGTGCAAAGTGGAACGTATACGATAGATGTACACAAAATTGCCGACAAAATGGCCCGCTATCTGTTGGGTGAGTAG
- a CDS encoding inorganic phosphate transporter, giving the protein MTLIFIVVLLALVFDFSNGFHDTANAIATSVSTKALPPRTAVIYAAVLNFAGALVFTGVAKSIGGKIADPAHIPNGILIVIAALLAAIAWNLITWYFGIPSSSSHALIGALTGAVVTGAGLHGVNWTGFSTILEALILSPILAFVTGYIIMTILKLLVRNASPHWTNKWFRVFQIISAGMQAFSHGSNDAQKSMGIMVFALVAGGFQTELDVPLWVKISAALAMGLGTSVGGWRIIKTIGSKIIKLEPVNGFAADLTSSLVIQAATALTLPVSTTHVVSSSVMGTGAAKRFRAVKWGVAGRIVLAWIITIPITAVLAGGCYLVLNLFM; this is encoded by the coding sequence ATGACATTGATCTTTATCGTTGTACTGCTTGCTCTTGTGTTTGATTTCAGCAATGGTTTTCACGATACGGCCAATGCGATTGCCACTTCCGTCTCGACAAAAGCGCTTCCACCAAGAACTGCTGTGATCTATGCCGCTGTTCTGAATTTTGCAGGTGCCTTGGTGTTTACGGGTGTGGCCAAATCGATCGGAGGTAAGATCGCGGATCCAGCTCATATTCCGAACGGAATTCTGATTGTAATCGCGGCATTGCTGGCCGCGATTGCCTGGAATCTGATTACTTGGTATTTCGGAATTCCTTCCTCTTCTTCTCACGCTTTGATCGGGGCTCTGACAGGTGCGGTAGTGACAGGAGCCGGTTTGCACGGGGTGAACTGGACAGGGTTTTCCACCATTCTGGAGGCTTTAATTCTTTCGCCTATACTTGCATTTGTTACTGGTTATATCATAATGACAATTTTAAAGTTACTGGTTCGAAATGCTTCGCCCCATTGGACTAATAAATGGTTTCGCGTTTTCCAAATCATTTCCGCTGGTATGCAGGCGTTTTCGCATGGTTCCAATGACGCTCAAAAATCGATGGGGATTATGGTGTTTGCATTAGTGGCAGGCGGGTTTCAAACAGAACTGGATGTCCCGCTTTGGGTAAAAATTTCAGCTGCACTCGCTATGGGGTTGGGGACTTCTGTCGGTGGCTGGCGAATTATCAAAACGATCGGGTCCAAAATCATCAAATTGGAACCAGTTAACGGGTTTGCGGCTGATTTGACGTCGTCACTAGTCATTCAAGCAGCCACCGCACTTACTTTGCCGGTTTCGACGACTCACGTTGTGTCTTCTTCGGTGATGGGGACCGGAGCAGCCAAACGGTTTCGCGCAGTTAAATGGGGAGTGGCCGGCAGGATCGTGCTGGCATGGATTATTACCATTCCGATTACGGCTGTACTGGCAGGCGGATGCTATCTGGTTTTAAACCTTTTCATGTAA
- a CDS encoding response regulator transcription factor, translated as MFRILIVEDEESIRKLVQYNLVQAGYEILEADNGLTAIEMVKTERPDLVILDVMLPGLNGVEVCQQMRRQGLSTPIIMLTARDDEVDRILGLEMGADDYVTKPFSPRELAARVKAVLRRSGDDAADTAGVYQCGDISVDINKYEVTIRGEKVDLTPREFELLHYLMKNRGRVLARDQLLDKVWGYEFAGDTRIVDVHISHLRDKLEKEPKNPRYIKTIRGVGYKLVEGEA; from the coding sequence ATGTTCCGGATTTTGATTGTGGAAGATGAGGAATCGATTCGAAAACTGGTTCAGTATAATCTTGTACAAGCAGGCTATGAAATATTGGAAGCGGATAATGGTCTGACAGCGATTGAAATGGTGAAAACGGAACGGCCGGATTTGGTGATCCTGGATGTGATGCTGCCAGGGCTGAATGGGGTTGAGGTCTGTCAGCAGATGCGGAGGCAAGGTCTATCCACCCCGATCATCATGCTGACCGCAAGAGATGATGAAGTAGACCGTATTCTTGGATTGGAAATGGGCGCGGACGATTATGTAACCAAACCGTTTTCACCCAGAGAATTGGCTGCGCGCGTCAAAGCGGTACTGCGACGGAGCGGGGATGATGCTGCAGACACGGCGGGTGTATATCAGTGCGGGGATATTTCCGTTGACATTAACAAATATGAAGTGACCATTCGCGGTGAGAAAGTCGATCTTACGCCCCGCGAGTTTGAATTGCTTCATTATCTGATGAAAAATAGGGGGCGTGTGTTGGCCAGGGACCAACTGTTGGACAAAGTCTGGGGATATGAATTTGCCGGCGACACTCGAATCGTAGATGTTCATATTTCCCATTTGCGGGATAAGTTAGAGAAAGAGCCAAAGAATCCCCGATATATCAAAACGATCCGCGGGGTCGGGTACAAATTGGTCGAAGGGGAGGCGTAA
- a CDS encoding ComF family protein, translated as MERQGGEQLPLFSRCPECMRETSFLMARSYGKYEGVLRDLLHRFKFTREQELISVLGHCINEAWNRHFADRQIDWLVPVPVHPDRLRERGYNQAEMLALHLSSYSNIPVLSALQRTAHLKGQVTRDRQERLKALQSAYVCHSIHQSQVQEQRILLVDDIYTTGSTSEACARALRLAGATEVYVITVAR; from the coding sequence ATGGAACGACAAGGCGGGGAACAGTTGCCGTTGTTCTCACGTTGTCCCGAATGTATGCGTGAAACTTCCTTCCTGATGGCCCGCTCCTATGGAAAATACGAAGGCGTACTCCGGGATCTGCTGCACCGTTTTAAGTTTACCCGTGAACAGGAATTGATCTCTGTTTTGGGTCATTGCATCAACGAAGCATGGAATCGTCATTTTGCCGACCGCCAAATCGATTGGCTGGTGCCGGTTCCTGTGCATCCTGATCGATTGCGTGAACGGGGATACAACCAAGCTGAGATGCTGGCCCTCCATTTATCTTCCTATTCAAACATCCCCGTTTTGTCTGCTCTGCAACGCACTGCTCATTTAAAAGGACAAGTAACCCGTGACCGGCAGGAAAGACTGAAAGCGCTGCAATCCGCTTATGTATGCCATTCTATTCATCAGAGTCAGGTACAGGAACAAAGAATATTGTTGGTAGATGACATATATACCACTGGCTCCACTTCAGAAGCGTGCGCCCGTGCTTTGCGGCTGGCCGGGGCAACAGAGGTATATGTGATAACCGTAGCGAGATAA
- the flgK gene encoding flagellar hook-associated protein FlgK, with protein sequence MRSTFHGLEVAKRGLFAQQTALNTVSHNVANANTEGYSRQAVDMTTFEPLQYPAVTKGTEAGQLGQGVDVVQIQRLRDRFLDSQYRRENSSLSEWNIKSQTLDKLQIIMNAPSDTGLATVLTNFFNAWHDLSVAPDNPTSRELVKQRGLELVGTLNLMNNQLSNLDTDLISNINTEVNQVNSFLGQIQQLNKQINMVETTGTDKANDLRDRRDLLVDQLSKFMDVQVTESANGMYSITTGGTPGTTLLDINNNTASVAYDPVANGINVTGPAAAGTTAVTLVGGEIKGLIDSRTTYVASYKRQLDAFVEGLAEGSFTITKPDGTTATYAGVNGLHQAGYTLHDPTLTGIPFFTKPAGASTFTAANIQVNSQIVSDVKYIAASDSSYTDASGTHVYVGNGTNALLLGQVANQTVAFTTPGATVPQGTPGEYLRSLVGKLGLQAQEASRYKGNQDTVVQQVNNQRQSVSGVSIDEEMANMIKFQQAYNASARMVTVIDSILDRIINGMGLTR encoded by the coding sequence ATGCGCTCAACGTTTCACGGGCTTGAAGTAGCCAAACGAGGGTTGTTTGCCCAGCAGACAGCACTCAATACAGTATCGCATAACGTAGCTAACGCCAATACCGAAGGGTACAGTCGTCAAGCGGTTGATATGACGACGTTTGAGCCATTGCAGTATCCTGCTGTAACCAAAGGAACGGAAGCTGGACAGTTGGGACAAGGTGTCGATGTAGTTCAAATTCAACGCCTCCGGGACCGATTTCTTGATTCGCAGTATCGTCGGGAGAATAGTTCGCTTTCTGAATGGAACATTAAGAGCCAGACGCTTGATAAACTGCAAATTATTATGAATGCGCCCTCAGATACCGGTTTGGCTACGGTTCTTACCAACTTTTTTAATGCTTGGCATGATCTGAGCGTTGCCCCAGACAATCCCACGTCACGGGAACTTGTGAAACAACGGGGCTTGGAATTGGTTGGAACTCTCAACCTGATGAATAATCAACTGTCAAACTTGGATACCGATCTGATTTCCAACATTAACACGGAAGTTAATCAAGTAAATTCGTTCTTGGGTCAAATCCAACAATTGAATAAACAAATTAATATGGTAGAGACGACAGGTACGGACAAAGCAAACGATTTGCGTGACCGTAGAGACCTTTTGGTGGATCAGTTATCGAAATTTATGGATGTGCAAGTCACCGAAAGCGCAAACGGTATGTACTCGATTACAACTGGCGGTACTCCGGGAACTACGCTCCTAGATATCAATAATAATACTGCCAGTGTGGCGTACGATCCGGTTGCGAATGGCATCAATGTAACCGGTCCTGCAGCTGCGGGAACTACTGCTGTCACTTTAGTCGGCGGAGAAATAAAGGGACTGATCGATTCCCGCACGACCTATGTTGCTTCTTACAAAAGGCAATTGGATGCGTTCGTGGAAGGTTTGGCTGAAGGTTCTTTCACTATTACCAAACCAGATGGCACCACTGCAACGTATGCAGGTGTCAATGGATTGCACCAGGCGGGCTACACTCTGCACGATCCAACCTTGACAGGAATACCGTTTTTCACAAAACCGGCTGGAGCCTCGACCTTTACTGCGGCCAACATTCAGGTAAACAGTCAAATCGTGAGTGATGTGAAATATATAGCTGCCTCTGATTCATCTTATACGGATGCGTCGGGGACTCACGTGTATGTCGGGAACGGCACGAATGCTTTGCTGCTCGGACAAGTAGCCAATCAGACGGTTGCATTTACGACTCCTGGCGCCACTGTACCCCAGGGAACACCGGGAGAATATCTTCGCTCATTAGTCGGAAAACTGGGCTTGCAAGCGCAGGAAGCGTCTCGCTATAAGGGAAATCAGGATACGGTGGTACAGCAGGTCAACAATCAGCGGCAATCGGTCAGCGGGGTCTCCATTGACGAGGAAATGGCGAACATGATCAAATTTCAGCAGGCGTATAATGCTTCGGCCCGCATGGTTACCGTAATCGATTCGATTCTGGATCGTATCATCAACGGCATGGGATTGACACGCTAA
- the pnpS gene encoding two-component system histidine kinase PnpS: MRGIRGRITFTYLVLIVLTLVVAGIYTLQFVERVYMENIRKTLIDEAKIVSNWVAPYMVAPQSTLMMISDVATVVKDATGKRISVFDQKGALVFDSTFRTSDINTQQKEIQDALQHQVGTEIRPDPQIGTNVINVAVPVTGGDNVLGVVRVSMPLSETYRELRGIWESIGIFLLLVALISSVVGMYFASGIARPIEAITRVTRRIASGAFHERVRYGSQDELGLLGQSVNLMAETLSNQIEDLTQEKSKLEAIIASMESGVMVVDRTGRILVVNKATENLLQHTDKNLLGKWHWEVGRSYGLSTLIDEVLLTGESRRKEIVLPTVPETNVEIYGAAVKGIHQTAVGAVIVLHDVSKWRRVEQMRTEFVANVSHELRTPITAVRGFAETLLDGAADDPLMRRQFLSIIYEESGRLHRLVNDLLELSKIESGHLTFQFSMCDLNELVSRTVEKLTHQAEQLHLQIDTRLAPQPVFAEVARDRISQVIINLVGNAMAYTPEGGKIEVVVEEADEQVTIHVRDTGIGIPKEDLPRLFERFYRVDKARDRRSGGTGLGLAIVKHIVEAHQGTVSVKSELGKGSVFSFIIPKRQTGKQ, from the coding sequence GTGAGAGGGATCCGCGGCAGAATCACGTTTACGTATCTGGTTTTGATCGTGTTGACGCTAGTGGTCGCCGGAATCTATACGCTGCAGTTTGTGGAACGTGTGTATATGGAAAACATACGCAAAACGTTAATCGATGAAGCAAAAATCGTGTCAAATTGGGTGGCGCCGTATATGGTGGCACCCCAATCTACTTTAATGATGATTTCAGACGTGGCAACGGTGGTGAAAGACGCTACCGGTAAACGAATCTCCGTATTTGATCAAAAAGGGGCATTGGTTTTTGACTCGACATTCCGTACATCAGATATTAATACGCAACAAAAGGAAATCCAGGACGCGCTTCAGCATCAGGTAGGAACGGAGATTCGACCCGATCCGCAGATTGGTACAAACGTGATAAATGTGGCAGTACCAGTAACCGGTGGTGACAACGTGTTAGGGGTTGTGCGAGTGAGTATGCCGCTATCCGAAACTTACAGGGAACTGCGGGGGATATGGGAATCAATCGGAATTTTCCTCTTGCTGGTGGCGCTTATTTCATCTGTAGTCGGAATGTATTTCGCTTCAGGAATCGCCCGTCCCATTGAGGCAATCACCCGTGTCACGCGAAGAATTGCAAGTGGAGCTTTCCATGAACGGGTGCGTTACGGCAGCCAGGATGAACTTGGATTGCTCGGTCAATCGGTAAATCTGATGGCGGAGACTTTGTCCAATCAAATTGAAGATTTGACGCAGGAGAAAAGCAAGCTGGAAGCGATTATCGCCAGTATGGAATCCGGGGTTATGGTAGTTGATCGGACGGGCCGGATTCTGGTTGTGAATAAGGCCACGGAGAATCTGCTTCAGCACACGGATAAAAATCTGCTTGGGAAGTGGCATTGGGAAGTCGGCCGCTCCTATGGACTGTCTACATTGATTGATGAGGTGCTGTTGACAGGAGAATCCCGTCGAAAAGAGATTGTGCTTCCTACGGTGCCTGAAACAAACGTTGAGATTTATGGCGCCGCCGTCAAAGGGATTCATCAAACGGCAGTGGGCGCCGTTATTGTATTGCATGACGTTTCAAAATGGAGACGAGTAGAGCAAATGCGAACCGAGTTTGTGGCAAATGTATCGCATGAATTACGAACTCCGATTACGGCTGTTCGCGGTTTTGCAGAGACGCTGCTCGATGGAGCGGCAGATGATCCTCTCATGCGTCGGCAGTTTCTCTCCATCATTTACGAAGAATCAGGACGGCTTCATCGGCTGGTGAATGATCTGCTCGAACTGTCGAAAATTGAATCGGGTCATCTGACCTTTCAATTTTCCATGTGCGATTTGAATGAACTGGTGTCCCGTACAGTAGAAAAATTAACTCATCAAGCGGAGCAGCTCCATTTGCAAATTGATACGCGTTTGGCGCCGCAGCCTGTTTTTGCTGAAGTGGCGCGGGACCGTATTTCACAGGTGATTATCAATCTGGTGGGCAACGCCATGGCGTATACGCCGGAAGGCGGCAAAATAGAAGTGGTGGTGGAGGAGGCCGACGAACAGGTAACCATTCATGTGCGGGATACGGGAATTGGGATTCCGAAAGAAGATCTCCCGCGTTTGTTTGAACGGTTCTATCGGGTCGACAAAGCCCGTGATCGCAGGTCAGGAGGCACCGGCCTGGGGCTGGCCATCGTCAAGCATATTGTGGAAGCGCACCAAGGAACTGTTTCTGTGAAAAGTGAGTTGGGGAAAGGGAGCGTTTTCTCGTTTATCATCCCTAAGCGACAAACCGGAAAGCAGTAA
- the pstB gene encoding phosphate ABC transporter ATP-binding protein PstB — MNEVTDKIRADKLNLFYGKNQALYDIDLRVKKNSVTALIGPSGCGKSTFLRTLNRMNDLIEGVTITGDVIVDGQNIYSDGTDIVSLRKRVGMVFQRPNPFPMTIYDNIAYGPRIHGTKKKSVLDEIVERSLMQAALWDEVKDRLNKSALGLSGGQQQRLCIARLLAVEPDVLLMDEPTSALDPISTLKVEELTQTLKERYTIIIVTHNMQQAARISDVTAFFLNGYLVETDETDKIFTSPTDQRTEDYITGRFG, encoded by the coding sequence ATGAACGAGGTTACAGACAAAATCAGAGCCGACAAGCTAAATCTTTTTTATGGTAAAAATCAGGCTCTTTATGATATTGATTTACGCGTCAAAAAAAATTCGGTTACCGCATTAATCGGCCCGTCCGGTTGCGGGAAATCCACATTTTTACGAACATTGAATCGAATGAACGATTTGATTGAAGGTGTCACAATCACCGGTGATGTGATTGTTGATGGACAAAATATCTATTCGGATGGAACGGATATTGTGTCGTTGCGCAAACGGGTGGGCATGGTATTTCAGCGTCCCAATCCGTTCCCGATGACGATTTACGACAATATCGCGTATGGACCGCGAATTCATGGAACCAAGAAAAAATCGGTACTTGACGAGATTGTGGAACGCAGTCTGATGCAGGCCGCTCTCTGGGATGAAGTAAAGGACCGGTTGAACAAATCCGCTTTGGGACTGTCGGGAGGTCAACAGCAAAGGCTTTGTATTGCCCGGTTGTTAGCTGTCGAACCGGACGTATTATTGATGGATGAACCAACATCCGCATTAGATCCAATCTCCACTCTGAAAGTAGAGGAACTGACGCAAACTCTAAAAGAGCGTTATACGATCATTATCGTGACGCATAATATGCAGCAAGCGGCAAGAATTTCCGATGTTACAGCGTTTTTCCTGAATGGTTATTTGGTGGAAACGGATGAAACGGATAAAATCTTCACTTCACCCACGGATCAAAGAACAGAGGACTATATTACAGGTCGTTTCGGTTAA
- the phoU gene encoding phosphate signaling complex protein PhoU, whose protein sequence is METRSNFHHSLEELKAALLKMGTLVEEAIYQAVKSLAKSDLKLARQTIEQDDQIDEMMINIEAMCMRLIALQQPMASDLRIIGMAMKIVTDLERIADHAVDIAKTTIRLSGEPLVKPLIDIPKMADLAKEMLREALTSYVERNEARAEALAAKDDEVDKLYTAIFEEIVGMMGENRSANRQLTHLLMVAQYLERVADHATNIGEWVIFMISGKRQDLNI, encoded by the coding sequence ATGGAAACGCGTTCAAATTTCCACCATTCTCTGGAAGAACTAAAAGCGGCTCTTTTGAAAATGGGGACACTTGTGGAAGAGGCGATTTATCAGGCGGTTAAGTCGTTGGCCAAATCGGACCTGAAATTGGCGCGGCAGACGATCGAACAGGATGATCAGATTGATGAAATGATGATTAACATTGAGGCGATGTGCATGCGGTTAATCGCCTTGCAGCAGCCTATGGCCAGTGACCTTCGGATTATTGGAATGGCAATGAAGATTGTCACCGATTTGGAACGAATCGCTGACCATGCGGTTGATATTGCCAAGACCACTATACGCTTGTCGGGGGAGCCTCTTGTCAAACCGTTAATCGATATACCCAAAATGGCCGATCTTGCCAAAGAAATGCTGCGGGAAGCGTTGACTTCCTACGTGGAAAGAAATGAAGCGCGGGCAGAAGCGTTGGCGGCGAAGGATGATGAAGTCGATAAGTTGTATACGGCTATTTTTGAAGAAATTGTTGGCATGATGGGGGAAAACCGATCTGCAAACCGTCAATTGACCCATTTGTTAATGGTGGCTCAATATTTGGAGAGGGTCGCGGACCATGCCACCAATATCGGTGAATGGGTGATCTTTATGATTTCCGGCAAAAGACAGGATCTTAATATATAG
- a CDS encoding DUF47 domain-containing protein, translated as MFKKQNQFFDMLLQVTENISAAAAAFQKGLKNYQNGEQLFAAIKPFEAQGDEYTHQIIRALNATYMTPIDREDILALASKLDDVLDGLEAAANRFDLFHISAVDNFMHDFAANIMDCANELEQAMKALHRRKMLEIRQYTVRINELENVGDKLMRDSIKSLFARTSDPVDIIKYKELYELLEGISDSYEDVADILESIVMTNA; from the coding sequence GTGTTTAAAAAACAGAACCAATTTTTCGATATGTTGCTGCAGGTAACGGAAAATATTTCAGCGGCAGCTGCGGCTTTTCAGAAGGGATTGAAAAATTACCAGAACGGAGAGCAGCTGTTCGCCGCAATCAAACCGTTCGAGGCTCAAGGGGATGAATATACACATCAAATTATTCGGGCGCTCAATGCAACATATATGACACCGATTGATCGAGAGGATATTCTTGCTCTGGCGTCAAAGCTTGACGATGTTTTGGACGGGCTGGAGGCGGCTGCAAACCGTTTTGATCTGTTCCACATTTCGGCTGTGGATAACTTTATGCATGATTTTGCCGCTAACATTATGGACTGTGCAAATGAACTGGAACAGGCAATGAAAGCGTTGCATCGCAGGAAAATGTTAGAAATACGTCAATACACGGTTCGCATTAATGAGCTTGAAAATGTAGGGGACAAACTCATGCGTGATTCGATCAAATCCCTGTTTGCCCGTACTTCAGACCCTGTGGATATTATTAAATACAAAGAGCTGTACGAATTGTTAGAAGGTATTTCGGACAGTTACGAAGACGTAGCGGACATTCTTGAATCGATTGTCATGACAAACGCGTAA
- a CDS encoding flagellar protein FlgN — protein sequence MDPIGQLILVVEELLHEHEAFLQVAERKKQTLIKGDIDTLQEILNVEVSFVRKIEALEEERMRQGQQIAELYNLQLEELTATKLAALIENPEQVAKLKLLTGRFAKVVGDLQAVNDLNGQLIRQSLDLVQRTIEMITDVPGAGLYTGKGDTGQAAGQRRFFDTQA from the coding sequence TTGGATCCGATCGGACAATTAATTCTTGTTGTGGAAGAACTGCTGCATGAACATGAAGCGTTTTTGCAGGTTGCGGAACGAAAAAAACAGACGCTGATTAAAGGAGACATCGACACGTTACAGGAGATCCTGAATGTGGAAGTCTCCTTTGTGCGAAAAATCGAAGCGTTGGAAGAAGAGCGGATGCGGCAGGGGCAACAGATTGCCGAACTGTATAACCTGCAGCTGGAAGAGTTGACTGCCACAAAACTGGCGGCCCTGATCGAAAACCCCGAACAGGTTGCCAAGCTTAAGCTGTTAACCGGTCGATTCGCGAAAGTCGTAGGGGATCTGCAGGCTGTGAACGATTTGAATGGTCAGCTGATTCGGCAATCTCTCGATTTAGTGCAGCGTACTATTGAGATGATCACGGATGTTCCTGGAGCGGGTCTCTATACGGGGAAAGGGGATACGGGTCAAGCGGCTGGGCAAAGAAGGTTTTTTGACACGCAAGCGTAG